ACTACCTGGATACAAGGCCTACTGTACAAACTAAGCGCAAAAGGAATAACTGGAAAAACACTAGCATGGTTAAAAAACTTCCTGACAAACAGAACATTCAATGTCCAGATAGGACAGAACGTCTCAGAGGACCGAGAGCTCAAAATCGGTGTCCCACAAGGATCCCCCCTTAGCCCGCTACTCTTCTCAGTCATGCTAGATGACCTGCCCATTATCAAGGAACCAGGAGAAACCCTGCTATTCGCCGACGACATAGAATGCCATATACTCGCTGAAAATGGACGAGACGCGGAAGTTAAACTAACCCCATACCTGGATGAAGTCACGGCATGGGCCAAAAAATGGCGATTCAAGTTCTCCGCCCCCAAATCCAGTCTCATAAACTtcacaagacaaaaaaagaagcaaataAACCCCCTCCTATTCATAACCGGTTCAAAAATCCCGGAAGTGAAGGAAATAAAGCACCTGGGAGTGTACTTCGACCATGGACTACGCTGGACACGGCAAACGGAAGCCGTGATCCAAAAAACATCGAAACTCAAAAACCTCTTCAAGATACTAACTAACACAAAACACGGGCCGAGCATTGACTCACTAGTAATTATGTACAAAGCACTCGTACGGAGCAGAATAGACTACGGAATCATGGTTGCAGGAACATCAAGCCAAAACAGACAAAAGAAGATCGAAGCCATTCAAAATGGCACAATGAGAATCATCTTAGGGGCACCCCAATCAACGCCCATTAAAGAAATGCTTCTAGAACTAGACCTCCAACCAATAACCACGAGGAAAAGCTGGTTATCCGGACGATACCTCATTAGAGTCGACAAGCAACCCAACCACCCGATGCACCAACCATGCTACAACCTCAGAAGAAAGCCAGTAAATTGGAAGGAGCACAACACACCCGCCCTAAAGCTAGCAACAGCACACACTATCTTGGCCGACCTAAACCTGTATGAAGAAGCGAGGGCTCACGAATCCCGGCGCAACCAACCCCCACCATGGACCGAAATGCCGATCACCCTCGACTACCTGCAAAttggaaagaaagaagctCTCGCTAACCAGACGAAAGCCAGGGCGCTCTTTCAAGAATATAAGGCCCAGACAGAAAACGGAACAGAAGCGTACACGGATGGATCActgaataaagaaacaaaaaatacgaccTATGCAGTAGTACTCCCAACGTTAAACATCGAAGAAGCTGGTACACTCACTGAGGGTTCATCCATCTTTACGGCAGAAGCCTACGGAATCCACAGGGCAATGGAAATAGTGTACAATCTCCCTCAAGACATCCAGGAACTAATCGTCTATACTGACTCCAAGTCAGTAGTAAAAGCACTAGCATcacctgaaaatgaaaaacaccaCGTCATTCACGACATAATCCAAACGGCACTTAATCTCAAAAGTTCAGGCACCAAAACCAGGATCTGTTGGATCCCAAGCCATGTTGGCATCCCGGGGAATGAGAGAGCAGACACCATAGCTTCACAAGAAAGCTCATCCAACGAATCCTCAAACAGATCAAATAACCCATTATCAATCTCCGAGCAAACAGCCATCTACAAGCACTACctgaaaagaacaaacatggaagaattaaaaacgggccacgagaaagaaaatatccaCAGAAGAACACAAACCGGATCCCTCAAATGGCACCAGCACAAGTCTAGGAAGATAACACAAATACTCTTCAGGCTGAGAACCGGACACAACAGACTAAAGGCACAGATGGCCAGACTGATGCCACAAGAAAACCCAAACTGCCTTGAGTGCGAAGAGCCAGAAACAACTGAACATGCCCTCTTACACTGCACCGCCCTGGAAATGGAGAGATTAGAATTAACACAATACTTCAGAGAAAAGAACCTCAATCTAAACTTACCAAACGTGCTGGGCCTCAACATCGAACTAGATCACCGCACCCAATTCGAGTTCCTGCATCACTTGGTCAGATACATCAAAAACTCAAGACTCATAAACCGAATCTAAAGAAGGCAAATCATCATAAACAAACAAGTACACAACAATTATAATTTCAAAACATACCTGAAGGCACCCGCCAACGCAGAAAGCACACAAAAATTAGGAAAATCCAGCAAAGCAAGCGAACTAATGGCGTCTCCTCCTGACAACTCGCCAAAAAACCacaagacaaagaaaaaagaaccgagAAGAAGGTGGGGGCTAAAGGGCTACCCTGTGCCCAGCATCCGAAGACAAATCTGGCCACCAGATGTCCTCCTCGGAGCcccatcaaacataaaaaaaaaaaaaaaaaaaaaaaatctcgctGTCGGAAAAAACCGATCCTCTAGTGAGGAAAAACGGATCACGTCATAAGATCACACACATGATTGGATCATAGGATTCATCGGATATCATAGACACTTCGGATAAGACTAGTGTCCCGTCCTCTTGCCTAATTAGTTCATGCTATTCCCCGAGTTTTACTTTCCCGAATGAGTTTTAGTGACGCCCGGTTTTTGGAGCGTTGGAGTCGTGTTTGAAATCGGTGATGGAAACAGAAGTAGACATGGGAAgggacattttgtttttgctcaCAGAAGGTAAATTCATCATTTCAGCTTTCTATTATAACTCAATTTAGTGTCTCAAACAGTAATTCAGAatcaaatttgtattttttgtctgAATAAATTGATCAAGTCAAGGGCACTCCTCACTTGACAGAGAAAATTCTGAATCTACTGGATGCTCGCAGTTTGGCTAATGCTGAGCTTGTGTGCACACAGTGGAGATCCTTCATTGCTGATGAAAGGTGTTGGAAAAAGTTTCTGCTGTcaaaagaagtaaaaacaagttttaatttgattaatgCTCAATTGATTTTTGGAAACTTTTATCGTTAGGTCACTAGCATTCCAAATATTATCAGTTATTGGGCTAAACCTAAAAGCGGTGAGGAGTCTGGCGAACATTACTGTAAATCAGAATGGTTGCGAATCTTCCGTTTCTATCAggtttattttcataaaaatcAAGTGTGACTTACCCATAGTAAAATAAGAACCTCTGTTTTGCATGTCAATTGAATCTGAAAGAAATTAGAAGCCAACTGGCGAACTGGCTCTTGCGGAGCGAAGACAGTTAGGATTATTAATGAAGTGATTTGTTTCTCCATGAACGCCACCAAAATATTCACTGCTGAATatgttgaaaacaaatttcttatcAAAACCTGGAACAGAAATCTTCTATATTGCGAAGAGgtgaaaatgaattgaaatggcATACTTTGGTATTTGAGTCCATTTTACTCctactttttttcaaacactTTAAGCAGACATTCCAAAACGAAGGCCAATGGCAATCGGTCAGCATGGATTGCGACAATTATATCCTCGTCACAGCGTCGATCAAGGGCGTTGGTGATGGTTTCATTGATCCAAACGCAAATTCTTTCGTAAATTATAACATCATTGTTCGTGAAATAAAAACTGGAAAAGAGGTAGGCCTATCTATAATAAATGGGGTAtaaatgtataataataaataatgagTCCCTGATTGACTTTCAAATATCTCcgtctgaaactttttttaaatatcttatTATGACTTAAATATTCTTACAGATAACAAATATTGTGGTCGGTCCGTCGCGTTATTTCGGTCAGTATGAAACTGCATTTAAGGTCCGCGTTGGCCATGGATTGCTCATcagccatcatcatcaacttcAATCTCCACCTTCATCTGTGCGATTCAAATATCCTCCGCTTTCAAAGCTCGCCTTCgtattttaattgtttctcaTTTTAACCAATATTTAGGATTATGTGGTAAAATCCCGTCTGGATGTATGGCAAGTGACAAAAACCAGAGAAGAAAGAACAAAGAACCTCTATATTGCAGTTAAACCGGTTGAACCTGCTGATGGCGCTGTGCCCTTTCCTAACGTTCTCGTTTCCACTTCCCAACAAAGTTCTACTCATCCAATTTTCATTGGCCATGACAAAACTTATATCGTCGTTCACTACAACAACCCTCCTCGTTTTGAAGTCGTATCGACATCTTCTCTGAACCTCACCAGGACCATCGACGCTTTCGATTACTGTCCCAGTGCTAAGTTCAAGGACGGATTTATTGTGTCGGGAAGCACCGGCACCTCTGCCATGATCAGGTTTTTTCCCATATTCTTCTTCACGTAGCCTACTTGCTTTTACGAGTTGATTGAAATTGatggttttaaattttctattgCAGGTTGTGGGACGTCGAAACGGGTTCGTGCCTGCGGGAAATACGAGAACCTTGGATATGTAGCGATATTAAACTAGTCGGGTGAGATCAACCAAAAGAACCGCGTCCTTATAGAATTTCCGCTGACTGCGTTTTTTTTATGCCCATGATAATCCAGATTAACTGCCAATTATCTAGTCACTGTCCCGGGTCATCCAGACAACAGGGAAATGAAAATCCGCGATCTCATCTCTGCCATGGATAATAGTCAGACGTCCGATTTGACATTTCTTGCAACGCGTGAAGTGGTAAGTAGAGGACTAAATAACTTAATTACTGCATGCAATTCAACTTATTATCTGTGTTTGGTGGctgtgtcatttttttttggggggggggggaagttgATAGCTGACCCTGACTCATGGCTCGATCGTTTCATAGTTGACGATTTCCAGCTCGTTAACTTTCAACAGAAACAATTCGTTGTCTACAGTTTTGCTCCAGAAGTTTAGTGAGCGAATGGTGTAGAGCGTACCTAAAAGACCTCATCAAATGTTACAGAGCCATAGTGCATATCTGTGGGCGGTCCTCAATATgatctgtttttgtttgtttttttcttttttgatgttgttgagccttgattaaaaatttatgAGTCACAGTTTCACCCACGCTCAGCATTTTTGCAGTTTAAGTGAataacatttgaaatattcGAAAGACACAGTAGCTACTTAAGATATTGCATGGTGTATATTTCTGGCTATTTGGAACACTGAAACACAGCGGGGTAAAGTGTGCATTAATTGAGCCATTTATTGGATAAGTTGCAGAAATGCAGATGTAATAGCGTATCGATCGTCTCATTATGTGCCCCAGCGAATTACCCAAAGAATTTAGATGCGCTTTGACTTTAAGCTAGAATCGGTTCTCATCTCACTTCCccccaaaataattttaaagattttaaaaaaaagattgcacatcatcatcattacgCTCATTATTCATCATCACTCTATAGATCAAAACAGAGCTCTTATGATATATGATTTTAGAAGTCGACAAGATCCTCCCTATTATCCTGTTGTATTGCGGATCGATGCGCTGGTGAAATtatttaccccccccccccccccccaagaaAAAACTGGAGAAGTGGAAATTTGTAgagataatttcaattttattgcaaGTTCTTAGCAGTTCTTACTGCCATTATTCATCCCTTCAGCCAGCTATTACACATCACCCAACCTTGTAAGTCCACTAAACccagctaaaataaaaaattttccgttcaaccattttcattttttagatATTGTGTGGTCCATTTCTTGCTATTCGATACTCTGAAACACAGCTGGGTAAAAGTGTGCATTCATTGAGTGATCTATTCAATAGGTTGCAAGTGGAATAACGTTCATCGATTGTCTAATTATATACCAAACCGAACGTCCCCAATAATTCAGAtgtgattaaattttaaaatagttgGTTCTCGTCTCATTtccttgaaataatttaacgaCTTAAAGAAATGCCCTAGAAATATACGACAGATTGCATCACATCCAGGTAAATACTAAATGGACTCATCACCATTACATGCTGTTATTCGATGACGTCATTTTAAGAGCCCGCATAAGACGGAAGCGTATTACTACGTATACGTAGTTATTAAGTTAgtgaaattcttttcaaaGATGGTGGTGAAACCTCATAAGACCTGGTGAAAGAGAAGACAGCTCAATCGCACAGACAAAGCGAAATAAGAATTGGTCGAGATACTGGGCTATGTGAAAAAGGCGAACACAAGCCAACGCTAAAAGCTAAAGACGACATAATTTTGTGTATAGAGGTTTTTAAGATTCCTCGGTGTAAGGAGAgcgaaaagtcgtgcggctagtcgactagtgcgcaccatGGCGGGGGATAGCCGTAACTAGCTGCAGACTTGGCTTGATTCTTCGAATCACCTTGTTGTTCCCGGATAGACTTGACGGgtaaatcgtgcccgagggaagaatagggaggaaaggaaagaatgaaaaaaagagggaccagactttcctttcctccctatcCGCCGAACAACAAGGTGATTCGAAGAATCAAGCCAAGTCTGCAGCTAGTTACGGCTATCCCCCGCCatggtgcgcactagtcgactagccgcacgacttttcgcTCTGCTTACACCGAGGAATCTTAAAAACCTCTATAACTCTAAATAaagtgaagtgaaataatattTCTATTGCACAGCAGAAAATACAGGTTTTCGATAAATTTACCAACCCACTTTAACGGGTTAGTCTAAATCGGTCTAAAAATGGCTATTATTACTTTATTAGCTAATAATCCAGCGGATGTGATCTCACCTGTCAATCAAATGGCGATCAAGTTCACTTCAAATGGTGAAAATATTACGGAATGCGACGCATTAAAAGCAACACCTGTGACGTGATGGCAAGCGAAATTTAACTTCATATGGAAAAGAGTTTTACTTTCATAATAGTATCATGATCGTATTGCTTTaccattttttgtgtaaaataACTTTCCGTGAATTCATTCTAAATGTGTATCTTAAATGTCGCAAATGATACAAAATACAACATATAATGGTTTATAACGTTTCTagcaaatgaaatttatcctgAAAAGTTAACAATCGTTTCTTCagctttgattttaaaattaaagttccatttcaaggattttttttctagggattttgaattttgattttcaccACTGGCAACCTTTTACCTATGTTCGTCTGCTAGTAAACAATAACAAACGCTGCTGAGTAGCCGACAGACTTCGAAGAAACGCACAACATCAAATAACTGGACACAGTGCCcttgagaaaaattttaatgacgACCCCCGAGTCTAGTTACTCAGAGTTTTAGTCAATTTTGTTTACCCCGACCCCCATTTGACTACACAAACGTTCGGGGAAAAATGGCGACCCCCGAGCTTAATCCCCGAGTTTTTGTTCCCCGAACGAGTTTTGGTGACGTCTGGTTGTTGGATCGTTGGAGTTGCGTTTGAAATCAGTACAGAAACGACAGGAAACAGAATCAGACCTGGAAAGGGACATTTTGTGTTCTCTCAAAGgtaaattcattcatttcacCTTTCCTTTCATAACTCGATTAAACTGTCTTATGTTAATCGAATACTTAATTAATCTGTCCATGATAGCCAGCGAGCAGCGACCTTTACTTAATGGTTGCAAAAAGAAACCGATTTGATGACGAAGGATTTGAATGATTTTTACCGGTGAAATCTATTTCCATGCCGGTCCGACAGGGCAATAGCCATAGAGGGCTTTTGTCCTGTCAGTGCTAAAACCCCCATCTGGTGATGGCTTCTGGTAGCCTTTTTGAATCCAAATGAATGCTAACTAGAATTGTCAGCTCACCTGCGTTAGCAAGGGATGTTTGCGATTATACCCTTTTCgaaggaccgcccaccaaaaatggcgtggggtccgttttaaaatgggggggagctaatttcaattttgaagtgagattacggggggaaattattattttaaaaatataaaacaaataccatgagaatcagcgtgaaaaacggattctaatgatatttttttcaaacgaatcccttattcatgcaccaaccctattgCCTAACAACTAACTGGTGGGTGGTTGTGGTGATGGTGGGTGGTGGGAGTGGGAATGAATTTTGGGCGAGGAGAGGTGGGTGATGAGGTAACAAGGAAGAGTTAGAGTTAGGGTGACTATTCGGTACTcgcgccctttttttcccgataCAACGACTTAAGTACCCAAATAGCTCTTTTAGTAGATTTGCACAAGCCAGTACCCTTTTTTCAGTAGCAAACCGCCACTGTGCGTTAGCGGAATTAATCGTGATTCCCACTTACAAGTTACAATAAACGGGCGGTAGAGTTTTGCACCCACTTGAGAGGGAGAAACACCGTTCTCTATGGCGTCGCTAAGTGCTCCCTCCTCTGGATGTAAGCTTACTTTTTTGGATAGCGTAAAGAAATCGTGCTGGAAAATAGCAAGATACTGGGTTTAGGTTGAGATTGAGCGAAGTTGATTCCTTCCTAGTCATGAGAAATTTGCACATAAGGAGATATTgtattaaacaaaaacaaaaaatatatatccaAAAGGTCCAAGTACTACAATCATTGAAAGCTTTCAACATATGTATTTGAGGCAAATCCCCTCTTAATGATGGCAATTCCTGttacaagaaaaaatttacttccTTTCTAAGGTTTTTCGATAAAGAACAATAAGATATTCTAATTGCGTCCTCAACGTAGCCAGACCTGCCAACTTCAACGTAGTTCCAAGGGAGGTCTTCCGATTCATAAGCTTCTTTATCTGTTAAAGTCATCAATTTTTCACGGcgttgatta
The sequence above is drawn from the Daphnia pulicaria isolate SC F1-1A chromosome 1, SC_F0-13Bv2, whole genome shotgun sequence genome and encodes:
- the LOC124320930 gene encoding F-box and WD repeat domain-containing 11-A-like; this encodes METEVDMGRDILFLLTEGGTPHLTEKILNLLDARSLANAELVCTQWRSFIADERCWKKFLLSKEVTSIPNIISYWAKPKSGEESGEHYCKSEWLRIFRFYQKLEANWRTGSCGAKTVRIINEVICFSMNATKIFTAEYVENKFLIKTWNRNLLYCEEQTFQNEGQWQSVSMDCDNYILVTASIKGVGDGFIDPNANSFVNYNIIVREIKTGKEITNIVVGPSRYFGQYETAFKVRVGHGLLISHHHQLQSPPSSDYVVKSRLDVWQVTKTREERTKNLYIAVKPVEPADGAVPFPNVLVSTSQQSSTHPIFIGHDKTYIVVHYNNPPRFEVVSTSSLNLTRTIDAFDYCPSAKFKDGFIVSGSTGTSAMIRLWDVETGSCLREIREPWICSDIKLVGLTANYLVTVPGHPDNREMKIRDLISAMDNSQTSDLTFLATREVLIADPDSWLDRFIVDDFQLVNFQQKQFVVYSFAPEV